The Equus asinus isolate D_3611 breed Donkey chromosome 4, EquAss-T2T_v2, whole genome shotgun sequence genome has a segment encoding these proteins:
- the LOC106848497 gene encoding cytochrome P450 2D14-like, whose protein sequence is MGLLTWDKLGPVAVAVAIFLLLVDLMHRRQRWAPRYPPGPMPLPGLGNLLQVDFQDTVCSFTRLRRRFGDVFSLQLAWTPVVVLNGLAAIREALVHRGEDTSDRPRFPVYEHLGFRPHAKGVIFARYGREWQEQRRFSVSTLRNFGMGKKSLEQWVTEEASCLCAAFADQAGRPFSPNALLNKAVSNVIASLTFGRRFDYNDPRFLKILDLTEDILKEDSGFVSQVLNAIPVFLHIPGLVAKVFPGQRAFMAQLDELLAEHRMTRDPAQPPRDLTDAFLDEVQKAKGNPESSFNDDNLRLVVADLFSAGMVTSSTTLAWALLLMILHPDVQRRVQQEIDEVIGQARRPEMGDQARMPFTMAVVHEVQRFGDISPLGLPHMTSRDIEVQGFLIPKGTTLITNLSSVLKDESIWKKPFRFHPEHFLDAQGCFVKQEAFMPFSAGRRSCLGEPLARMELFLFFTCLLQRFSFSVPAGQPRPSDHGVFCSVVTPSPYQLCAEPR, encoded by the exons ATGGGGCTGCTGACCTGGGATAAACTGGGGCCTGTGGCTGTGGCCGTGGCCATCTTCCTGCTCCTGGTGGACCTGATGCACCGGCGCCAACGCTGGGCCCCCCGCTACCCCCCAGGCCCCATgcccctgcctgggctgggcAACCTGCTGCAGGTGGACTTCCAGGACACGGTTTGCAGCTTTACTCGG CTGCGGCGCCGCTTCGGGGACGTGTTCAGCCTGCAGCTGGCCTGGACGCCCGTGGTCGTGCTCAACGGGCTGGCGGCCATTCGCGAGGCGCTGGTGCACCGCGGCGAGGACACCTCCGACCGCCCACGTTTCCCGGTCTACGAGCACCTGGGCTTCCGGCCGCACGCGAAAG GGGTAATCTTTGCCCGCTATGGGCGCGAATGGCAGGAGCAGCGACGCTTCTCCGTGTCCACCCTGCGCAACTTCGGCATGGGCAAGAAGTCCCTGGAGCAGTGGGTGACCGAGGAGGCCTCGTGCCTCTGTGCCGCCTTCGCCGACCAGGCTG GAAGGCCCTTCAGCCCCAACGCCCTCCTGAATAAAGCGGTGAGCAACGTGATCGCCTCCCTGACCTTCGGGCGCCGCTTCGACTACAACGACCCGCGCTTCCTCAAGATATTGGACCTGACAGAGGACATACTGAAGGAGGACTCCGGCTTCGTGTCCCAG GTGCTGAACGCGATCCCCGTGTTCCTGCACATCCCAGGGCTGGTCGCCAAGGTCTTTCCTGGGCAGAGGGCCTTCATGGCCCAGCTGGATGAGCTGCTTGCTGAGCACAGGatgacccgggacccggcccagCCTCCCCGAGACCTGACTGACGCCTTCCTGGACGAGGTGCAGAAG GCCAAGGGGAACCCGGAGAGCAGCTTCAATGATGACAACCTGCGCCTGGTGGTGGCCGACCTGTTCTCTGCTGGGATGGTGACCAGCTCGACCACGCTGGCCTGGGCCCTCCTGCTCATGATCCTGCACCCGGATGTGCAGC GCCGTGTCCAACAGGAGATCGATGAGGTGATAGGGCAGGCGCGGCGACCAGAGATGGGGGACCAGGCCCGCATGCCCTTCACCATGGCCGTGGTCCACGAGGTTCAGCGCTTTGGGGACATCTCCCCACTGGGCTTGCCCCACATGACATCTCGCGACATTGAAGTACAGGGCTTCCTCATCCCCAAG GGGACCACGCTCATCACCAACCTGTCATCGGTGCTGAAGGATGAATCCATCTGGAAGAAGCCCTTCCGCTTCCACCCCGAGCACTTCCTGGACGCCCAGGGCTGCTTCGTCAAGCAGGAGGCCTTCATGCCCTTCTCAGCAG GCCGCCGCTCGTGCCTCGGGGAGCCCCTGGCCCGCATggagctcttcctcttcttcacctGCCTCCTGCAGCGCTTCAGCTTCTCGGTGCCCGCTGGGCAGCCCCGCCCCAGCGACCACGGTGTCTTTTGCTCCGTAGTGACCCCGTCCCCCTACCAGCTCTGTGCTGAGCCCCGCTAG